The following nucleotide sequence is from Solidesulfovibrio carbinolicus.
GACCCCGCTACGCGGGCCGTTGCTTCGCGCCTGTCTCTGGGCCTCCTGCTCCTGCGGAGGGCTGAAGAGGCGGCCCGGAGGCCGCAAGACCGCCCTGGCGGCGACAACGAACGAACCTTTGGAGAGACAGGAATGAAACGGATCAATTGGCGAACCATTAACGAGGCACATCATGGGTAAAGGACGGGTCTACACCGAAGTCGCTAAATGCCGGGTGACGCCGGAGCAGATGGCGCAGATCGAAAAGGATGCCGAGGCCTATGGCAAATCCGTGGCGGGCTACATCCGCGACCGCCTGACCGGCCGCCGCATCCAGGCTAAAACCGATCAACAGATGCTCGCGGAGTTGCGCAGGATCGGCCAGGGGATCATCAAGCATTGGCGCGTCAACGCGCCCGAGCTTGCCGACGCAATCGACCGGCTGGCCGACCGCATCAATAGATAGAGAGAGGGGCCGCACGTGATCGTCAAACGCGTCAAGCAATCCGACCGAGGCGGGGCCAAGGCCGCCAGCCAATCCGGCGGCGCGGCGGCGAGCCGGCGCACAAGCGATTACGTGCGCGGTCTTGACGAGCGCCACGCCGCCGCGACGGCAGCGGGCGAACGGATCGAGGCGACCGGCTATAGCTGCCCGGGTCGGCCTGAAGTGCAGGACATTGACGAGGCGGCGCGGTGGTTGGATCGGGAGGCCGAGGCGTACCAAATGCAGGGCGGCCAGGGCAGGCCCTATGACCATTGGGTCATTTCGTTTGAAGCAGGGGAGCGGCCAACAGAAGTCCAGGTTGCCGAGGCCGTTGAAATTTTCCGCCGCAATCTCGGGGTGCCTCCCGAAGCCCCGCTTTTGTGGGGCTTGCACAACGACACGAAAAATTTTCACATCCATGCCCAGGTTTCGACCGTTATTGCCAATAACTGGGGTCGCCTTGAGGTCCGCAGCTTGAACACCGTGGACGTGACGCGAGACGACAAGCGCGGGGGGCGGCTGCGCTTCTACGCGCACAAAGCCGCGTCCAGGGCGTGCGCTGAAATCTGCGAGCGCCAGGGGTGGGACGCAAAAAATTTGGCCTGGGACAAGCATGGTCAGCGCGTGACCAAGGCCGTCCCGGCTGACGGGGTGCGCCTTCCGCCCCGGATCAAAGATTATGAGGCGACCCACCGCCACCAGCACCCGGCGCACGTCCTGGCCTTGGCCGCGCTGCCGATCCTCGCCGCCGCACAGAGCCGCGCCGAGGCCGTGGCCGGGCTGGCGGCTATCGGTATTGAGATGGATATTAAGCCGACGAAGTCGGGTCGAGATGGGGCTGTGTTGTCCTCGCCCATTAGCGGCGGTCGGCTGGCTCTGTCAGCGCTGCCCAGAGAGTGCGCCTTATCATCTATAGACGCCCGCGCCGCCGCCATGGGCCGCCCCATCGCCTCCCAGGCCACACCCGCCAGCCCGCCCCGTGTTTCCGGCGCAGGCGCGGTCAGGCTCGCACAGCCCCAACGCACCGCCGCCCCCTGGACCCCGGCCAGGGTTGGGAATCAGGCGAAACGGATCATTTCCGGGGCGTTGTCCTGGTCCGATATTTTGACCGATTTCCGCCGCGAGGGATGGACCCTCGCCCGCGCCGGAAAATCGGGTGCGGTTATCGTCGCAAAATCGGCAGACGGAGCGCCCGAAATCCGGGTCAAAATGTCGGACGTTCCCGGGCGCAATTCCCTCAATAACATTACTAAAAAATTTGATGACTTAACCTTAGAAGACGCGGTCGAAAGCGGCAAAATTTCTCGCGAACTTTTCGATGCCGTCGTGACGTATCCACAAGCCGAAAAAGCGGCTGAAAAAGCGGCAATTTTGGCGGTCGGAAATGCGCAAGAAATCCCGACTGATCCCAATGCCATTATTCTTCCTCAAAACGCACTCGATGAAGAGGCCCTTTCCGGCCAGCCGTCCGCGCTCCGAAAGTTGGGCGAAGTGGCTCGGGACACGATTAGAGAGTCTTTGTCTCAAGATAAGTCGATTGTTCAAACAATCGACCGCCTTGCTCAAAAGGGCATTCAAATCGAGCTTTTCCAGAAAGAAGGCGTTGGCCTCGTTTCTCTTCGTCTTTCAGCAGTCGGAATCAAAGGTTCCCTGGCTTTATCATCGCTTCCGGCAGATTGCCGTTTGAAAGCCTTGGCCGCAAAATTCAACGAAAAGTACAGAGAAACCCCCGACAAGCGCCATTACAACCCCGAGGCGGCCAAAGCGGCTGAATTAGTAGAGATCGACCCCGAAGATGATTTGATCGAGATCATTCGCAAAAATCTTGCCAAAATCGCTTCACAAAACGCCCACGGCACCAAAATTTTCGACTGGTCCAGGGATACGCGCAAGCTCAAGAAAGTTGAGGAAAAGCCCGCCGATGAAAGCGCGGCTTTGGACATTTCCGCGCCGGTTGATCTTAAAGGCGCAGAAAAAGAGGCTTGGAA
It contains:
- a CDS encoding plasmid mobilization protein → MGKGRVYTEVAKCRVTPEQMAQIEKDAEAYGKSVAGYIRDRLTGRRIQAKTDQQMLAELRRIGQGIIKHWRVNAPELADAIDRLADRINR
- a CDS encoding relaxase/mobilization nuclease domain-containing protein, giving the protein MIVKRVKQSDRGGAKAASQSGGAAASRRTSDYVRGLDERHAAATAAGERIEATGYSCPGRPEVQDIDEAARWLDREAEAYQMQGGQGRPYDHWVISFEAGERPTEVQVAEAVEIFRRNLGVPPEAPLLWGLHNDTKNFHIHAQVSTVIANNWGRLEVRSLNTVDVTRDDKRGGRLRFYAHKAASRACAEICERQGWDAKNLAWDKHGQRVTKAVPADGVRLPPRIKDYEATHRHQHPAHVLALAALPILAAAQSRAEAVAGLAAIGIEMDIKPTKSGRDGAVLSSPISGGRLALSALPRECALSSIDARAAAMGRPIASQATPASPPRVSGAGAVRLAQPQRTAAPWTPARVGNQAKRIISGALSWSDILTDFRREGWTLARAGKSGAVIVAKSADGAPEIRVKMSDVPGRNSLNNITKKFDDLTLEDAVESGKISRELFDAVVTYPQAEKAAEKAAILAVGNAQEIPTDPNAIILPQNALDEEALSGQPSALRKLGEVARDTIRESLSQDKSIVQTIDRLAQKGIQIELFQKEGVGLVSLRLSAVGIKGSLALSSLPADCRLKALAAKFNEKYRETPDKRHYNPEAAKAAELVEIDPEDDLIEIIRKNLAKIASQNAHGTKIFDWSRDTRKLKKVEEKPADESAALDISAPVDLKGAEKEAWKAGELVKHEFKSALAAYNKQTEENNGTRSMWDFVIPALEKRGWRLEMTETGAQVSIKGQKPIDLAELELNFTAYCKIFGEPNIEMKKEGLSREELQNLKEEVQFARFAQFAAMDVRNIFKGGDFDAIMSEIEARGWRIEAAGNSAQIIVNDRLTVPLWHAKVDYEDLCEKWGREPAFQIAGWREMSAQQQHFEMQKRQLRQIFRAKSWESIVQRLELQGARLELTKNGEGGRVVLKDGTRVKISEFTRSLKTLRERKQGDLNRLMAVREAAKRTERAIERQKAMDARIQEQKRPKQQETSRYQVPSLKTPPPAQSFSELRNIVAELRKTNPAEADRVEKEALAAQKARNSRYQSMSQTKQSTTEGHHVKSIDSARTSAK